One stretch of Myxocyprinus asiaticus isolate MX2 ecotype Aquarium Trade chromosome 23, UBuf_Myxa_2, whole genome shotgun sequence DNA includes these proteins:
- the LOC127414111 gene encoding forkhead box protein I1c-like codes for MNTIDAQIHNNSSAAVNPLQQLPKSAHETPDMAVYCENFSVYHQQSLPAAQRPAGYGLGDYAPSPNPYLWLNGPGVNSSSSYIHGNNSPSFIPPAYGSQRQYLTNSSGFAGPDLGWLSIASQEELLKLVRPPYSYSALIAMAIQNAHEKKLTLSQIYQYVADNFPFYKKSKAGWQNSIRHNLSLNDCFKKVPRDEDDPGKGNYWTLDPNCEKMFDNGNFRRKRKRRSDPSTGIASNSKPEDDRQLAGIKPTDSPHLTGPASPEIDAAHESHKGASPAGLAPTPCFNNFFNSMSALSSPSAPTSRQGSLGLVNELSSRNISALSQYHASSAPDASGPSELQDSVHVNRGMYYNSFTGGQSAQFNGHFYNSFSVNSLIYPRDGTEL; via the exons ATGAACACCATCGACGCGCAAATCCATAACAATAGTTCCGCTGCTGTCAACCCTCTCCAGCAACTGCCAAAAAGCGCACACGAGACCCCGGATATGGCCGTGTATTGTGAAAACTTCAGTGTTTATCACCAACAGAGCCTACCTGCGGCGCAGAGACCAGCCGGATATGGCCTGGGGGACTACGCGCCGTCCCCAAACCCCTACCTGTGGCTCAATGGACCTGGTGTTAACTCCTCTTCGTCCTACATACATGGAAACAACAGCCCCTCATTCATTCCTCCAGCTTACGGCTCTCAGAGACAATATCTCACTAACTCGTCCGGGTTCGCCGGTCCGGATCTTGGCTGGCTCTCCATCGCGAGCCAAGAGGAACTTTTAAAGCTCGTGCGTCCGCCTTACTCCTACTCAGCTCTGATAGCCATGGCTATACAGAACGCGCACGAGAAGAAGTTAACCTTAAGTCAGATATATCAGTACGTGGCGGATAATTTTCCGTTTTATAAGAAGAGTAAAGCGGGATGGCAAAACTCTATCAGGCATAACCTTTCCCTGAATGACTGCTTTAAAAAAGTGCCGCGTGATGAAGACGACCCAG GCAAAGGAAACTATTGGACTCTAGACCCCAACTGTGAAAAGATGTTTGACAACGGGAACTTTCGGAGAAAAAGGAAGCGCAGATCTGATCCCAGCACAGGTATTGCCAGCAACTCAAAACCAGAGGACGATCGACAGCTTGCGGGGATCAAACCCACCGACAGCCCTCACCTCACCGGACCCGCATCTCCTGAGATTGATGCGGCCCATGAGAGCCACAAAGGCGCATCGCCTGCAGGCCTCGCGCCCACGCCATGCTTTAACAATTTCTTCAACAGTATGTCTGCTTTAAGCTCTCCTTCGGCTCCTACTAGCAGACAGGGCTCTCTAGGTTTGGTAAACGAGCTCTCCAGCCGAAATATCAGCGCCCTGAGCCAGTATCATGCCAGCTCAGCACCTGACGCAAGTGGACCGAGTGAGCTTCAGGACAGTGTACACGTTAACCGTGGAATGTACTATAACTCTTTTACTGGCGGCCAGAGCGCACAGTTTAATGGACACTTCTACAACAGCTTTAGTGTGAACAGTCTCATTTACCCTCGAGATGGAACGGAGTTATAG